Proteins from a genomic interval of Amycolatopsis sp. cg13:
- a CDS encoding O-antigen ligase domain-containing protein: protein MAELTATLPAETKSVPKAVSAAWALLILNTLGSTGAQTVIPLPRTVIQLVTMGALMTAFLLALMLNLRIRIRPSAYLLLLSFLLLTSIVASMHLESGYGSLFRCFRFTVFVATLWLLSGWWDGSFAFVRAHIRMFGAVLLSVVLGLAIAPGKAMPDIYGGRLSGAVWPLTPPQVGQYAAVIAGLAVLMWLGKRTDAKSALIVVVPSLGLLLLTHTRTATLGLVAGLIVALLSMGLVSARARKVFAWIVLVAGFAAVVLGGLLQAWFLRGQSTDDFSSLTGRAKVWDALLSAPRTGFEYIFGVGLTDKSYDGLPIDNSWLAIYHEEGLVGIGIVAAMLLVLVAIAVLRPPSIARASAIFLIAYVISASYTEAGLGDASPYLLHLAVAASLLAAGEAPAREKLA from the coding sequence ATGGCCGAATTGACCGCCACGCTGCCCGCCGAAACGAAATCGGTGCCGAAAGCGGTAAGCGCGGCGTGGGCGTTGCTCATCCTCAACACGCTCGGCTCGACCGGCGCGCAGACGGTGATCCCGTTGCCGCGCACGGTGATCCAGCTGGTCACCATGGGCGCGCTGATGACCGCGTTCCTGCTCGCGCTGATGCTGAACCTGCGGATCCGGATCCGGCCGAGCGCGTACCTGCTGCTCCTGAGCTTCCTGCTGCTCACGAGCATCGTGGCCAGCATGCACCTGGAATCCGGGTACGGCTCGCTGTTCCGGTGCTTCCGGTTCACGGTGTTCGTCGCGACGCTCTGGCTGCTCAGCGGCTGGTGGGACGGGTCGTTCGCGTTCGTGCGGGCGCACATCCGGATGTTCGGCGCGGTGCTGCTGTCGGTCGTGCTCGGCCTGGCGATCGCGCCGGGCAAGGCGATGCCGGACATCTACGGCGGCCGGCTTTCCGGCGCGGTGTGGCCGCTGACGCCGCCGCAGGTCGGCCAGTACGCGGCGGTCATCGCCGGGCTCGCGGTGCTGATGTGGCTCGGCAAACGGACGGACGCCAAGAGCGCGTTGATCGTCGTCGTGCCGTCGCTCGGGCTGCTGCTGCTCACGCACACCCGCACCGCGACCCTCGGGCTCGTCGCCGGGCTGATCGTCGCGCTGCTGTCGATGGGGCTGGTCAGCGCGCGGGCGCGCAAAGTGTTCGCCTGGATCGTGCTCGTGGCCGGCTTCGCCGCGGTGGTGCTCGGCGGCCTGCTGCAGGCGTGGTTCCTGCGCGGCCAGAGCACGGACGATTTCTCCAGCCTGACCGGCCGCGCGAAGGTGTGGGACGCGCTGCTGTCCGCGCCGCGGACCGGATTCGAGTACATCTTCGGCGTCGGCCTCACCGACAAGTCCTACGACGGCCTGCCGATCGACAACAGCTGGCTCGCGATCTACCACGAGGAGGGCCTCGTCGGGATCGGGATCGTCGCCGCGATGCTGCTGGTGCTGGTCGCGATCGCGGTGCTGCGGCCGCCGTCGATAGCGCGAGCGAGCGCGATTTTCCTGATCGCTTACGTGATTTCCGCGTCCTACACCGAAGCCGGGCTCGGCGACGCGTCGCCGTATCTGCTGCATCTGGCGGTGGCCGCGTCGTTGCTGGCCGCGGGCGAGGCTCCAGCGAGGGAGAAGCTGGCGTGA